A window from Pseudooceanicola algae encodes these proteins:
- the deoD gene encoding purine-nucleoside phosphorylase, producing MTIHIGAAPGQIAETVLLPGDPYRARWAAETFLDDVELVNEVRGMLGFTGTWKGNRVTIHGTGMGMPSLSIYVNEMIRDYGAKTLIRIGSCGGMQHSVKVRDIILGMTATTLSTPSRGIFKEMNFAPCADYSLLAAAHRAATARDVAVHAGGIYSADVFYDERPDLNEQMTRHGILGVEMEAAELYNLAARHGCRALAVLTVSDHLLTHEALPSEDREKTFGDMVEIALEAAFA from the coding sequence ATGACCATCCATATCGGAGCCGCCCCCGGCCAGATCGCCGAAACCGTGTTGCTGCCCGGCGACCCCTATCGCGCCCGCTGGGCCGCCGAGACCTTTCTGGACGATGTCGAACTGGTCAACGAAGTGCGTGGTATGCTGGGCTTTACCGGGACCTGGAAGGGCAATCGCGTCACCATTCATGGCACCGGCATGGGGATGCCGTCGCTGTCGATCTACGTCAACGAGATGATCCGCGACTATGGCGCCAAGACCCTGATCCGTATCGGGTCCTGTGGCGGCATGCAGCATAGCGTCAAGGTGCGCGACATCATCCTTGGGATGACCGCGACTACCCTGTCGACCCCGTCGCGCGGCATCTTCAAGGAAATGAACTTTGCCCCCTGCGCCGATTACAGCCTGTTGGCGGCGGCTCACCGCGCGGCCACGGCGCGGGATGTCGCCGTCCATGCCGGCGGGATCTATTCGGCGGATGTCTTCTATGACGAACGCCCCGACCTGAACGAACAGATGACCCGCCACGGTATCCTCGGCGTCGAAATGGAAGCGGCCGAGCTTTACAATCTGGCCGCCCGTCACGGCTGCCGCGCGCTGGCCGTGCTGACCGTGTCCGACCACCTTCTGACCCACGAGGCCCTGCCGTCCGAGGATCGCGAAAAGACCTTTGGCGACATGGTCGAAATCGCCCTGGAGGCCGCATTCGCATGA
- a CDS encoding SHOCT domain-containing protein: MNTLTDHGAALQADLSQRYGVSQDAVRCLMDAVSRGGGTQAQFSHNELGGMGQWSSGGMTMVGDMFNSGLQALVSNLCGEISNGYFQGAFYPPAPQRSGSYQGQQQGGPSMSFGNGFGGGNWWPDELGSPSSSGSQNNLSYAIFPNMRRLAVNLNGQVTVYDTGDHMIGGVGQQQSGGADWTFTSQFGTVYVSQLRVVSGGDQQQPEPAPAPMQQQPVMPAPEPMQEPARAQQAYGASGDSDAIFAALEKLGSLRDMGILSDDEFSAKKSELLARL; encoded by the coding sequence ATGAATACTTTGACAGACCACGGCGCCGCCCTTCAGGCCGATCTAAGCCAGCGTTATGGCGTCAGCCAGGACGCGGTTCGCTGCCTCATGGATGCGGTCAGCCGCGGTGGCGGAACCCAGGCGCAATTCAGCCATAACGAACTTGGCGGCATGGGCCAATGGTCTTCTGGCGGCATGACCATGGTTGGCGACATGTTCAACTCCGGTCTGCAGGCGCTGGTGTCGAACCTCTGCGGCGAAATCTCCAACGGGTATTTCCAGGGCGCCTTCTACCCCCCTGCCCCGCAGCGCAGCGGATCCTACCAGGGTCAGCAGCAGGGTGGCCCGTCGATGAGCTTCGGCAATGGGTTCGGTGGCGGCAACTGGTGGCCGGACGAGCTTGGCTCGCCGTCTTCCTCGGGGTCACAGAACAACCTCAGCTACGCGATTTTCCCGAACATGCGCCGCCTTGCGGTCAACCTGAACGGTCAGGTCACGGTCTATGACACCGGCGATCACATGATCGGTGGCGTCGGCCAGCAACAATCGGGTGGGGCCGACTGGACCTTTACCAGCCAGTTCGGAACTGTCTACGTCAGCCAGCTGCGCGTGGTCAGCGGCGGCGATCAGCAGCAACCCGAACCTGCCCCCGCCCCGATGCAGCAGCAGCCGGTGATGCCGGCCCCGGAACCGATGCAGGAACCGGCCCGCGCTCAGCAGGCCTACGGCGCTTCCGGTGACTCGGACGCGATCTTTGCCGCGCTGGAAAAGCTCGGCTCGCTACGCGACATGGGTATCCTCAGCGACGATGAATTCTCGGCCAAGAAATCCGAGCTGCTCGCCCGCCTCTGA
- a CDS encoding ATP-dependent DNA helicase — translation MTLPAVTFSHDQAEAFDRIAETLRGAGIDLENGTTQPLQEGRSRVLAVIGKAGSGKTLLLSELARAAEAAGLALVSGDYEPKRAKDARSIAILAPTNKAASVLRLRGVPATTIHRILYTPVYDPEYEKIAEWLEGRGEKPEIEGLTEEALDRAKLSYETHRSVPAALAMAGLRGSDFITGWKRRDDPLDLGFVDEASMLDEKQFNDLREIFPNLVLFGDPAQLAPVGQSGQMVFESLPEPARLELSRVHRQDADNPILDLAHALADPQVDFYRFERMIEEAAARDERVVWASRVESDLMARSPVLVWRNATRIRLIHAFRNVHGAPEDALLPGEPLICDGIELPLKHRKKRLDLEARGLIKGAQVIYLGPGSKPGFSRLHVVGAENPQVSAASIVKIERPEEEEPFIPFAARMGATFLHGAAVTIHKAQGSQWSDVQVFAPDIYAAFRAGRTEAGQPMWKRLAYVAITRAEQRLLWVTRARLAKPAGPLGVEDLRALRKSAPLELSAQEE, via the coding sequence ATGACGCTGCCCGCCGTGACCTTTTCCCATGACCAGGCCGAAGCCTTCGACCGGATCGCCGAAACCCTGCGCGGGGCCGGTATCGATCTGGAAAACGGCACGACCCAGCCTTTGCAGGAGGGCCGCTCGCGCGTGCTGGCGGTTATCGGCAAGGCGGGCTCCGGCAAGACCCTGTTGCTGAGCGAACTTGCCCGCGCCGCCGAGGCTGCGGGCCTCGCGCTGGTCTCGGGCGACTACGAGCCTAAACGGGCCAAGGACGCACGCAGCATCGCCATCCTTGCCCCGACCAACAAGGCCGCCTCGGTCTTGCGGCTGCGCGGCGTTCCGGCGACGACGATCCACCGCATTCTCTACACGCCGGTCTACGATCCGGAATACGAAAAGATCGCCGAATGGCTGGAAGGCCGCGGTGAAAAGCCCGAGATCGAGGGCCTGACCGAAGAGGCACTGGATCGCGCCAAGCTCAGCTACGAGACGCACCGTTCGGTCCCCGCGGCGCTGGCGATGGCGGGGCTGCGCGGGTCAGATTTCATAACCGGCTGGAAGCGCCGCGATGACCCGCTGGACCTTGGTTTCGTCGACGAAGCCTCGATGCTGGACGAAAAGCAGTTCAACGACCTGCGAGAGATCTTTCCCAATCTGGTCCTGTTCGGGGACCCGGCGCAGCTGGCCCCGGTTGGGCAATCGGGCCAGATGGTCTTTGAAAGCCTGCCCGAACCGGCGCGGCTGGAACTGAGCCGGGTGCACCGGCAGGACGCCGACAACCCGATCCTGGACCTGGCCCATGCGCTGGCCGATCCGCAGGTCGATTTCTACCGTTTCGAACGGATGATCGAAGAGGCCGCCGCGCGGGACGAGCGCGTGGTCTGGGCCTCGCGGGTGGAATCCGACCTGATGGCGCGCTCTCCGGTGCTGGTCTGGCGCAATGCGACGCGCATCCGCCTGATCCACGCCTTCCGCAATGTCCATGGCGCCCCCGAAGACGCCTTGCTGCCGGGCGAGCCGCTGATCTGCGACGGGATCGAACTGCCGCTGAAGCACCGCAAGAAACGTCTGGACCTCGAGGCGCGCGGGCTGATCAAGGGCGCTCAGGTGATCTACCTCGGCCCGGGATCAAAGCCCGGCTTTTCACGTCTTCACGTGGTCGGAGCAGAGAATCCGCAGGTCTCGGCGGCTTCGATCGTCAAGATCGAACGCCCCGAGGAGGAAGAACCCTTCATCCCCTTTGCCGCCCGAATGGGCGCCACTTTCCTGCACGGGGCGGCCGTGACGATCCACAAGGCGCAGGGCTCGCAGTGGTCCGACGTGCAGGTTTTTGCCCCGGACATCTACGCCGCCTTCCGGGCCGGTCGGACCGAAGCCGGGCAACCGATGTGGAAACGGCTGGCCTATGTGGCGATCACCCGGGCCGAACAGCGGCTGCTTTGGGTCACCAGGGCGCGGCTGGCGAAACCCGCAGGCCCCCTTGGGGTCGAGGATCTGCGCGCCTTGCGCAAGAGCGCGCCGTTGGAGTTGTCCGCGCAAGAAGAATAG
- a CDS encoding methylmalonyl-CoA mutase family protein, which yields MTETSQRDRPWLIRTYSGHSTAAASNALYRGNLARGQTGLSVAFDLPTQTGYDSDHVLARGEVGKVGVPICHLGDMRALFDQIPLAEMNTSMTINATAPWLLALYIAVAEEQGADPAALQGTVQNDLIKEYLSRGTYICPPEPSLKMIADVAEYCYAHVPKWNPMNVCSYHLQEAGATPEQELAYALATAIAVLDALRPRVAEKDFPGVVGRISFFVNAGIRFVTEICKMRAFVDLWDEITAERYGIEDPKFRRFRYGVQVNSLGLTEQQPENNVPRILIEMLAVVLSKNARARAVQLPAWNEALGLPRPWDQQWSLRMQQILAYETDLLEYEDLFDGNPAVDAKVAALKQAARAELANLGAMGGAIGAIPYMKARLVEANAERIARIESGETTVVGVNRWQEAEPSPLLGSDGGILTVDPAAEADQLHRLAGWRRQRDADALRAALDALRAAAEAGENIMPASIAAAKAGATTGEWAATMRAVHGEYRGPTGVAAGQSNRTEGLEDIRAEVDAVSDRLGRRLSFVIGKPGLDGHSNGAEQIASRARDCGMEIGYDGIRLTPEEIVARARNAHVLGLSVLSGSHLPLVEEVLTRLRAEDLQIPVVLGGIIPEADVARLTALGVAAIYTPKDFELNRIMRDVITLADPDAGPDLNPVKASA from the coding sequence ATGACTGAGACATCGCAGCGGGATCGTCCCTGGCTGATCCGCACCTATTCCGGCCATTCCACGGCCGCGGCCTCCAACGCGCTCTACCGGGGCAACCTGGCACGCGGACAAACCGGGCTTTCGGTGGCCTTCGACCTGCCGACCCAGACCGGCTATGACAGCGATCACGTGCTGGCCCGGGGCGAGGTCGGCAAGGTCGGGGTGCCGATCTGCCACCTCGGCGACATGCGCGCGCTTTTCGATCAGATCCCGCTGGCAGAGATGAATACCTCTATGACGATCAATGCCACGGCGCCCTGGCTGCTGGCGCTCTACATCGCCGTCGCCGAGGAACAAGGCGCCGATCCCGCCGCGCTTCAGGGCACCGTCCAGAACGACCTGATCAAGGAATACCTCAGCCGGGGTACCTATATCTGCCCGCCCGAACCCAGCCTGAAGATGATCGCCGACGTGGCCGAATACTGCTATGCCCATGTGCCCAAGTGGAACCCGATGAACGTCTGTTCCTACCACCTGCAAGAGGCCGGCGCGACGCCCGAGCAGGAGCTGGCCTATGCCCTGGCCACCGCCATCGCGGTGCTGGATGCGCTGCGCCCCCGCGTGGCCGAAAAGGACTTTCCCGGCGTCGTCGGGCGCATCAGCTTCTTCGTCAATGCCGGCATCCGCTTTGTCACCGAGATCTGCAAGATGCGCGCCTTCGTCGATCTCTGGGACGAGATCACCGCCGAACGCTATGGCATCGAGGATCCGAAATTCCGCCGCTTCCGCTATGGCGTGCAGGTCAATTCCCTTGGGCTGACCGAACAGCAGCCGGAAAACAACGTCCCCCGCATCCTGATCGAGATGCTGGCCGTGGTGCTGTCCAAGAACGCCCGCGCCCGCGCCGTGCAGCTTCCGGCCTGGAACGAGGCGCTTGGCCTGCCGCGTCCCTGGGATCAGCAATGGTCGCTGCGGATGCAGCAGATCCTGGCCTATGAAACCGACCTGCTGGAATACGAGGACCTCTTTGACGGCAACCCGGCGGTGGACGCCAAGGTCGCGGCGCTGAAACAGGCCGCCCGCGCCGAGCTTGCCAATCTGGGCGCCATGGGCGGGGCCATCGGGGCGATTCCCTACATGAAGGCGCGGCTGGTCGAAGCCAACGCCGAACGGATCGCCCGGATCGAATCCGGCGAAACCACGGTCGTCGGCGTCAACCGCTGGCAAGAAGCCGAGCCTTCGCCGCTTCTCGGCAGCGATGGCGGCATCCTGACCGTGGACCCCGCGGCAGAGGCCGATCAACTGCACCGTCTGGCAGGGTGGCGCCGTCAGCGGGACGCTGACGCGCTGCGGGCAGCGCTCGATGCGCTGCGCGCAGCGGCTGAGGCGGGTGAAAACATCATGCCGGCCTCGATCGCCGCCGCCAAGGCAGGTGCCACGACCGGCGAATGGGCCGCCACCATGCGTGCCGTGCATGGCGAATACCGCGGCCCCACCGGGGTGGCAGCCGGCCAGTCCAACCGCACCGAGGGCCTCGAAGACATCCGCGCCGAAGTCGACGCGGTCAGCGACCGCCTGGGCCGCCGCCTCAGCTTCGTGATCGGCAAGCCGGGACTCGACGGCCATTCCAACGGTGCCGAACAGATCGCCTCGCGGGCGCGTGATTGCGGGATGGAGATCGGCTATGACGGCATCCGCCTGACGCCTGAGGAAATCGTGGCCCGCGCCCGCAACGCCCATGTGCTGGGACTGTCGGTCCTGTCCGGCTCGCATCTGCCCCTGGTCGAAGAGGTCCTGACCCGCCTGCGTGCCGAGGACCTTCAGATCCCGGTCGTCCTCGGCGGGATCATACCGGAGGCGGACGTGGCACGGCTGACCGCGCTTGGTGTCGCGGCAATCTACACGCCGAAGGATTTCGAGCTGAACCGCATCATGCGCGATGTCATCACCCTGGCCGACCCGGACGCCGGCCCCGATCTCAACCCGGTCAAGGCCTCGGCCTGA
- a CDS encoding acylphosphatase: MKHQPGGPSSRQIRVTGRVQGVAFRAWTRGQARKLGLAGWVRNDADGSVTALLHGEAAAVENMINACWTGPGAAEVRDVQATPATPPEWDDFRILR; encoded by the coding sequence ATGAAGCACCAACCAGGCGGCCCGAGCAGCCGACAGATCCGCGTGACCGGCCGGGTGCAGGGCGTCGCCTTTCGCGCCTGGACCCGTGGGCAGGCCCGCAAGCTCGGCCTTGCGGGCTGGGTCCGCAACGACGCCGACGGTTCGGTCACTGCCCTGCTGCACGGCGAGGCCGCTGCCGTCGAAAACATGATCAACGCCTGCTGGACGGGCCCCGGCGCGGCCGAAGTCCGTGACGTGCAGGCCACCCCCGCCACGCCGCCCGAATGGGATGATTTCCGCATCCTGCGCTAA
- the ccrA gene encoding crotonyl-CoA carboxylase/reductase, with translation MALDTDRGIAPYDAPEKDLYPVGELPPLGYVPAKMYAWAIRRDRHGEPETSFQEEVVDTPSLDSHEVLVLVMAAGVNYNGIWAGLGEPISPFDGHGADYHIAGSDASGVVWAVGSSVRTWKVGDEVVIHCNQDDGDDEECNGGDPMYSPSQRIWGYETPDGSFAQFTRVQAQQLLPRPRHLTWEESACYTLTLATAYRMLFGHHPHELKPGQNVLVWGASGGLGSFAIQLINAAGGNAIGVISEEDKRDFVMGMGAKGVINRKDFSCWGQLPTVNTPEYKAWFTEARKFGKAIWDITGKGNNVDIVFEHPGEATFPVSTLVCKKGGMIVICAGTSGFNCTFDVRYLWMHQKRVQGSHFAHLKQAAAANRLMIERRIDPAMSEVFSWDDIPRAHTKMRQNQHKPGNMAVLVQAPRAGLRTVEDVLEARS, from the coding sequence ATGGCACTGGATACGGATCGGGGCATCGCGCCCTATGACGCACCGGAAAAGGATCTTTACCCGGTGGGGGAACTGCCGCCGCTCGGCTATGTGCCGGCAAAGATGTACGCATGGGCAATCCGGCGCGACCGTCACGGCGAACCCGAAACCTCGTTTCAGGAAGAGGTCGTCGATACGCCAAGCCTCGACAGCCACGAAGTGCTGGTGCTCGTCATGGCTGCAGGGGTCAATTACAACGGCATCTGGGCGGGTCTCGGGGAACCGATCTCTCCCTTCGACGGGCATGGCGCGGACTATCATATCGCGGGTTCCGATGCGTCCGGCGTGGTCTGGGCGGTCGGGTCCAGCGTCAGGACCTGGAAGGTCGGGGACGAGGTCGTCATCCATTGCAATCAGGACGATGGCGACGACGAGGAATGCAATGGCGGCGATCCGATGTATTCGCCCAGCCAGCGGATCTGGGGCTACGAAACCCCCGATGGCAGTTTCGCGCAATTCACCCGCGTCCAGGCGCAGCAGCTTCTGCCGCGCCCCAGGCACCTGACCTGGGAGGAAAGTGCCTGTTACACGCTGACCCTGGCGACCGCCTACCGGATGTTGTTCGGCCATCACCCGCATGAGCTGAAGCCGGGCCAGAACGTCCTGGTCTGGGGGGCGTCCGGCGGGCTCGGGTCCTTCGCGATCCAGTTGATCAACGCGGCGGGGGGCAATGCGATCGGCGTGATCTCGGAAGAGGACAAGCGTGATTTCGTCATGGGGATGGGGGCCAAGGGCGTCATCAACCGCAAGGATTTTTCCTGCTGGGGGCAATTGCCCACGGTCAATACGCCCGAGTACAAGGCCTGGTTCACCGAGGCGCGCAAGTTCGGCAAGGCGATCTGGGACATCACCGGCAAGGGCAATAATGTCGATATCGTGTTCGAGCATCCGGGCGAGGCGACCTTCCCGGTTTCGACCCTGGTCTGCAAGAAGGGCGGCATGATCGTCATCTGCGCCGGGACTTCGGGGTTCAACTGCACCTTCGACGTGCGCTACCTCTGGATGCATCAGAAGCGCGTTCAGGGCAGCCATTTCGCCCATCTGAAACAGGCCGCCGCCGCCAACAGGCTGATGATCGAACGCCGGATCGACCCGGCCATGTCCGAGGTCTTTTCCTGGGACGACATCCCGCGTGCCCATACCAAGATGCGCCAGAATCAGCATAAACCGGGCAACATGGCGGTTCTGGTCCAGGCCCCCCGCGCCGGGTTGAGAACAGTTGAAGACGTTCTGGAGGCCCGGTCCTAA
- a CDS encoding type III PLP-dependent enzyme yields MNAYVAEFPARDSVRRESRVETFIRQNDFDRPTLVLDIDRVADQFHALKAGLGRARIHYAVKANPQREIIERLVHLGSGFDAASRAEIELCLSLGAHPDHISFGNTVKKARDIAFAWNAGVTLFAADAEQELEKIAEHAPGADVYIRLIVDASEADWPLSRKFGVAREGAIRLMDYAVSLGLAPVGLSFHVGSQTKRAEMWTATLDQVAAVWQAARDAGHDLRLLNIGGGFPAFYGEEIQGPTSYAARVMQLIAERFGDVPEIMAEPGRGLVAEAGAIAAEVLLVSRKSDNDMHRWVYLDIGKFSGLAETMDEAIRYQFLTERDHELSGPCILAGPSCDSADVLYEKRPVDLPLGLRAGDRFIIRNCGAYTSTYASIGFNGFPPLDVVVLGD; encoded by the coding sequence ATGAACGCCTACGTAGCCGAATTCCCGGCTCGCGACTCCGTGCGCCGCGAGTCCCGTGTCGAAACCTTCATCCGTCAGAACGACTTCGATCGCCCCACGCTGGTGCTCGACATTGATCGTGTGGCCGATCAGTTCCACGCGCTGAAAGCAGGCCTGGGCCGCGCGCGTATCCACTATGCCGTGAAAGCCAACCCGCAGCGCGAGATCATCGAACGTCTGGTCCACCTTGGCTCGGGCTTTGACGCCGCTTCGCGGGCGGAAATCGAGCTTTGCCTCAGCCTTGGCGCGCATCCGGACCACATTTCCTTCGGCAATACCGTCAAGAAGGCCCGCGACATCGCTTTTGCCTGGAATGCCGGTGTCACCCTGTTCGCCGCCGATGCCGAGCAGGAGCTGGAAAAGATCGCCGAGCACGCCCCCGGCGCCGACGTCTACATCCGCCTGATCGTCGATGCCTCCGAGGCCGACTGGCCGCTGTCGCGCAAGTTCGGCGTGGCCCGTGAAGGCGCCATCCGCCTGATGGATTACGCGGTTTCGCTTGGTCTCGCGCCGGTCGGCCTGTCCTTCCACGTCGGTTCGCAAACCAAGCGCGCCGAGATGTGGACCGCCACGCTCGATCAGGTTGCCGCTGTCTGGCAGGCTGCCCGCGACGCTGGCCACGACCTGCGCCTGCTCAACATTGGCGGCGGTTTCCCGGCCTTCTATGGCGAGGAAATCCAGGGCCCGACCTCTTACGCTGCCCGCGTCATGCAGTTGATCGCCGAGCGTTTCGGCGATGTGCCTGAAATCATGGCTGAACCCGGCCGGGGTCTGGTTGCCGAAGCTGGTGCCATCGCAGCCGAAGTGCTGCTGGTGTCACGCAAGTCCGACAACGACATGCACCGCTGGGTTTACCTCGATATCGGCAAGTTCTCGGGCCTCGCCGAAACCATGGACGAAGCAATCCGCTACCAGTTCCTGACGGAGCGAGACCACGAGCTGTCCGGCCCTTGCATCCTGGCCGGCCCATCCTGCGACAGCGCCGATGTGCTTTACGAAAAGCGCCCGGTCGATCTGCCGCTGGGGCTGCGCGCAGGCGACCGGTTCATCATCCGCAATTGCGGCGCCTATACCTCGACCTATGCCTCGATCGGCTTCAACGGTTTCCCGCCGCTGGATGTGGTCGTCCTGGGCGACTGA
- a CDS encoding 3-hydroxybutyryl-CoA dehydrogenase, producing MEINRIGVIGAGQMGNGIAHVMALAGYEVLLNDISQEALDRAVATISRNLDRQVSREKISQEAKDAAMGRISVTKVLADLGPTDLVIEAATERETVKEAIFQDLLPHLAPHTILTSNTSSISITRLASRTDRPEKFMGFHFMNPVPVMQLVELIRGIATDAETFEACRKVVEKLGKSAASAEDFPAFIVNRILMPMINEAVYTLYEGVGSVQSIDLSLKLGANHPMGPLELADFIGLDTCLAIMNVLHDGLADTKYRPCPLLTKYVEAGWLGRKTGRGFYDYRGETPVPTR from the coding sequence ATGGAAATCAACAGGATCGGTGTGATCGGCGCGGGGCAGATGGGCAATGGCATTGCCCATGTCATGGCGCTTGCAGGCTATGAAGTGCTTTTGAACGACATCAGCCAGGAGGCGCTGGATCGCGCCGTGGCAACGATTTCGCGCAACCTGGACCGTCAGGTCAGTCGCGAGAAGATCTCTCAGGAGGCAAAAGACGCCGCCATGGGGAGAATCTCGGTGACGAAGGTGCTGGCGGACCTCGGGCCCACCGACCTGGTGATCGAGGCGGCCACGGAACGCGAAACCGTCAAGGAAGCGATCTTTCAGGATCTCTTGCCGCACCTCGCACCGCATACGATCCTGACCTCGAACACCTCTTCGATCTCGATCACGCGGCTGGCCAGCCGCACGGACCGGCCCGAGAAATTCATGGGGTTCCATTTCATGAATCCCGTGCCGGTGATGCAGCTGGTCGAGCTGATCCGGGGTATTGCCACGGATGCAGAGACCTTTGAGGCCTGCCGAAAAGTCGTCGAAAAGCTGGGGAAATCGGCCGCGAGCGCCGAAGATTTCCCGGCTTTTATCGTCAACCGCATCCTGATGCCGATGATCAACGAAGCGGTCTATACGCTTTATGAGGGCGTCGGCTCGGTCCAATCCATCGACCTGTCCCTGAAATTGGGGGCGAACCACCCGATGGGTCCATTGGAGCTGGCAGATTTCATTGGTCTTGATACCTGCCTGGCGATCATGAACGTGCTGCATGACGGGCTGGCGGATACCAAGTATCGCCCCTGCCCCCTGCTGACGAAATATGTCGAAGCCGGCTGGCTGGGACGCAAGACTGGGCGTGGGTTCTATGATTATCGGGGCGAGACCCCGGTGCCGACGCGCTGA
- a CDS encoding aldo/keto reductase, with protein MSFDKIELGRTGLMIPRVGFGAMSISGMFGPTDEETAQATLQAALDAGITFWDTANIYGMGISENIIGRFLGGKRPEDLVIATKASIVPGPPRRIDNSYDYLRAELESSLERLGLDSVDLFYAHRHDPETPPEELAETMARLIEEGLTKGYGLSEIAPYTLARAHAVHPVTAVQNEYSLWSRQPELGVIQACARLGVTFVAFSPLARGMFGEASVDPAQMKEGEFRLSNPRFTPPNYAANLAAIDGFRDWAQGKGWSVAGAALAWVLAQGDHVVPIPGTRTAAHLAEWLDAARITLSAEDLAEIDRLLPAGFAHGDRYGDGQLVAVERYC; from the coding sequence ATGAGCTTTGACAAGATCGAACTGGGCCGCACGGGCCTGATGATCCCCCGCGTCGGTTTCGGCGCCATGTCGATTTCCGGCATGTTCGGGCCCACCGATGAAGAGACCGCGCAGGCGACGCTTCAGGCCGCGCTCGACGCCGGGATCACCTTTTGGGACACGGCCAATATCTATGGCATGGGGATCTCGGAAAACATCATCGGGCGGTTCCTTGGGGGCAAGCGGCCCGAGGATCTGGTGATCGCGACCAAGGCGTCGATCGTCCCCGGTCCGCCGCGCCGGATCGACAACAGCTACGATTACCTGCGGGCCGAACTGGAAAGCTCGCTTGAACGGCTGGGGCTGGACAGCGTGGACCTGTTCTACGCTCATCGTCACGACCCCGAGACCCCGCCCGAGGAACTGGCCGAGACCATGGCCCGGTTGATCGAGGAAGGTCTGACGAAAGGCTACGGCCTGTCGGAAATCGCCCCCTATACGCTGGCCCGCGCCCATGCGGTGCATCCCGTCACGGCGGTGCAGAACGAATATTCGCTCTGGTCGCGCCAGCCGGAATTGGGTGTCATTCAGGCCTGCGCCCGGCTGGGCGTGACCTTCGTCGCCTTCTCGCCGCTGGCGCGGGGCATGTTCGGCGAGGCTTCGGTCGATCCCGCGCAGATGAAGGAGGGCGAATTCCGCCTCTCCAACCCGCGCTTTACCCCGCCCAATTACGCCGCCAACCTTGCGGCAATCGACGGCTTCCGCGACTGGGCGCAGGGCAAGGGCTGGTCCGTGGCCGGTGCCGCGCTGGCCTGGGTTCTGGCGCAGGGCGACCACGTGGTGCCGATCCCGGGGACCCGGACGGCGGCGCACCTGGCGGAATGGCTTGATGCCGCGCGCATTACGCTGAGCGCCGAAGACCTGGCTGAAATAGACCGCCTGCTGCCCGCCGGTTTCGCCCATGGCGACCGCTATGGCGATGGCCAGCTTGTGGCGGTCGAACGGTACTGCTGA
- a CDS encoding urea carboxylase-associated family protein, protein MISASCAKAPCIRPPVTLPLPQPELALYRAALVTAQVTGTTRVPPRDAATFRIPAGSFFRISSIEGAQVGDLNLWNANDLSERFYSGKTRALHGTHVGTGDRLWTSFPALRPMATIVEDSLGWYGIDPHGGSVHDVIGTRCDPYTGALLSGGHYHHCCHSNLTRALAQALGLPLAEAEQHVHDVLNVFMCTGFTRDTGQYFMKASPVRPGDQITFFAEIDLLGALSACPGGDCSAEHSSDSAPCYPLQVDCLTPDPTALEGWTSPAPSSYDRSHGV, encoded by the coding sequence ATGATTTCCGCATCCTGCGCTAAGGCACCTTGCATCCGGCCCCCGGTCACGCTTCCCTTGCCGCAGCCCGAACTTGCGCTCTACCGCGCCGCGCTGGTCACGGCGCAGGTCACCGGCACCACCCGCGTTCCCCCGCGCGATGCGGCCACATTCCGGATTCCGGCAGGCAGCTTCTTTCGCATTTCCAGCATCGAAGGGGCGCAGGTCGGGGATCTGAACCTGTGGAACGCCAACGACCTGTCAGAGCGGTTCTATTCCGGCAAGACCCGCGCCCTGCACGGCACCCATGTCGGAACCGGAGACCGGCTCTGGACCAGCTTTCCGGCGTTGCGCCCCATGGCGACCATCGTCGAGGACAGCCTTGGGTGGTACGGGATCGACCCACATGGCGGTTCGGTGCATGACGTGATCGGCACCCGCTGCGATCCCTATACCGGCGCGCTGCTGTCAGGCGGACACTACCATCATTGCTGCCATTCCAACCTGACCCGTGCGCTGGCACAAGCGCTCGGGCTGCCGCTGGCCGAGGCGGAACAGCATGTGCATGATGTGCTGAATGTCTTCATGTGCACCGGCTTTACCCGCGACACCGGTCAATATTTCATGAAGGCCAGCCCGGTGCGCCCCGGCGACCAGATCACCTTTTTCGCGGAAATCGACTTGCTGGGGGCCCTGTCGGCCTGTCCGGGGGGCGATTGTTCGGCCGAACATTCCAGCGACAGCGCGCCCTGTTACCCGCTTCAGGTGGACTGCCTGACGCCAGATCCCACCGCGCTGGAAGGATGGACCAGCCCCGCGCCGTCAAGCTATGATCGCAGCCACGGGGTCTGA